Below is a window of bacterium DNA.
TTTGCTTTTTGCATTTTGCTCTTTGGAGGAAATCCCTTTTGGACACCAAATCTGCATAGATTTCATTATTTAGAGTTATTTTCAGACACCACCGATTTTCCGTGTTTTATCCGTGTCCATCTGTGGCTGAATAGTTACTATTTTTCTTTGTGACTCTGTGGTGAACGATTACATATTCAGAGGCTACGCTGTAGTTTCTTTTATGTTCCTGGATAATGTTTTAATCGCTTCAATGATAAGCATTATACTTAGAAGCAAAAGGACAACCCCACAAATACCCGAAATCAAAACATCCGGGACAACACTGCTACCCTGAAGTATTTCTGGTAAAGAAGTGATGAAAGGTAAGGTTAAAGTTACCAATGACCATAAAGTCATCAGTAACATAAATATCATTGGTAGGATGGTATAAATGGCATTTTTACCAGTCTTTATCAACCAGACAGAAATTCCAAGTAAGGTTAAAGAAGCAAGTAATTGATTGCTTGTGCCAAAGATTGGCCAGGCAACTAAATATCCCTTTTCTTTGGTCAACATTAAAAATAATAAAGGAACAAATAAGCTGATTAAGGCACATATTATTCCGCCAATTTTTGATTTCCACCCAATTAGTTCCTGGAGGATATAGCGGGCAAGCCTTGTTGAGACATCAAGGGTATCATAGACAAAGGTTGAAAAAGCAAGTAAGGCAAATGGGAAGGCAAAACTAAACGCTATTCCAATTAACCCCATGTATTGAGCAATACCATTAGCATAGATAAGATTTGGGTCGGATTTAAGCATCTCTGCCCCTTTTGGTAGCATTATGACGGTTATCATTGCCAGCACTGCGATTAAACCTTCAAGTAACATTGCCCCGTAACCAACTGACACCGCATCTTTTTCGCGGGAAAGTTGTTTTGAAGTCGTTCCCGAACTGACAATTCCGTGAAATCCTGAACACGCACCACAAGCAACCGTAATAAATAAAACAGGGAAGAGTAATTTTCCATTAGCCAGACTTTTTAATCCTTCAAGATTAAATGCCGGGTATTGTATGGTAAATCCTCCAAATATTGCGCCAATCAACCCAATGATAATTATAAGATATAAAAACCAACCACCAAGATAGCCACGAGGTTGAAGCAATAACCACATTGGGATGACTGCGGCAATAAAGCAATATATCAACAAGATTATATCCCATTGTTTTACAGATAATGAACCAAGTATTTCTATGGGTAATCGTGGTCCAACCCAGATTATTAATAATACTATTGGCAAAAATATCACGGTTGCTAACCACAGTTTAATCTTAAATTTGTATAAAAGGATTCCCATAAGCACTGCCGCAAGAAGATAAAGGAAGGATGACGCCGCCACGCCAGGACCAAATGCCTCTTCTTTAACGACTGTCTTAAAGGTATGAGCTGTAATATCTGTAAAGGCAATAATGACATAAATCAAGGCAAGCCAGACAAAAATCAGGAACAGGATATGAGAGGTCGGGGACATATATTGTTTAACAATCTCACCAATAGATGCGGCTTTATGTCT
It encodes the following:
- a CDS encoding carbon starvation CstA family protein, translated to MISLLILIVMLIFLAGYCVYGRFLQKQMKLDDSVLTPAQEMNDGRDFVPAKPMLLLGQHFSAIAAAGPIVGPILGCLWFGWAPALLWIVLGAIFIGGVHDFSSLVASIRHKAASIGEIVKQYMSPTSHILFLIFVWLALIYVIIAFTDITAHTFKTVVKEEAFGPGVAASSFLYLLAAVLMGILLYKFKIKLWLATVIFLPIVLLIIWVGPRLPIEILGSLSVKQWDIILLIYCFIAAVIPMWLLLQPRGYLGGWFLYLIIIIGLIGAIFGGFTIQYPAFNLEGLKSLANGKLLFPVLFITVACGACSGFHGIVSSGTTSKQLSREKDAVSVGYGAMLLEGLIAVLAMITVIMLPKGAEMLKSDPNLIYANGIAQYMGLIGIAFSFAFPFALLAFSTFVYDTLDVSTRLARYILQELIGWKSKIGGIICALISLFVPLLFLMLTKEKGYLVAWPIFGTSNQLLASLTLLGISVWLIKTGKNAIYTILPMIFMLLMTLWSLVTLTLPFITSLPEILQGSSVVPDVLISGICGVVLLLLSIMLIIEAIKTLSRNIKETTA